One part of the Lytechinus pictus isolate F3 Inbred chromosome 3, Lp3.0, whole genome shotgun sequence genome encodes these proteins:
- the LOC129257607 gene encoding putative prolyl-tRNA synthetase associated domain-containing protein 1 → MASEDNQAAATNGGREELIALFDRLGIAHETTEHPQVFTVEAMMPHIQHLTGAFCKNLFLKDKKKKLYLLTAHHDRPIQLNAVSKKVGASGGLRLADESILKEKLGVTQGCVTPYAIFNDTAGDVKFILDSDVVNGGHEKLFGHPMVNTASTAISPADLMKFAKEMGHEPILLDFSDM, encoded by the exons ATGGCAAGCGAAGATAATCAAGCAGCAGCCACTAACGGGGGAAGGGAGGAACTGATCGCCTTGTTCGACCGGCTGGGAATCGCTCACGAGACCACCGAGCATCCACAG GTTTTCACTGTTGAGGCCATGATGCCACATATTCAACATTTGACGGGGGCATTCTGTAAGAACCTCTTCCTAaaggataagaagaaaaagCTTTACCTCCTCACTGCTCACCATGATAGACCTATTCAGCTCAATGCAGTAAGCAAGAAAGTAGGTGCATCGGGTGGGCTTCGACTTGCTGATGAGTCTATACTCAAGGAGAAGCTGGGCGTGACCCAAGGTTGTGTCACACCCTATGCCATCTTCAATGACACAGCAGGAGACGTAAAGTTCATATTGGACTCTGATGTAGTCAATGGTGGTCATGAGAAGTTATTTGGTCATCCGATGGTGAATACAGCCTCCACCGCAATCTCACCAGCGGACTTGATGAAGTTTGCAAAGGAGATGGGGCATGAACCCATCTTACTTGACTTTAGTGACATGTAA